The following proteins are encoded in a genomic region of Patescibacteria group bacterium:
- the metG gene encoding methionine--tRNA ligase: MEKKNKKFYISTALPYVNSAPHIGFALEIIQADVLARYHRILGDEVFFLTGTDENGLKISLAAEEAGISVEEFAKNNAEKFRELKEILNLSFDDFIRTTEERHIKAVYKLWQECKKDIYKKKYKGLYCVGCERFYKQEELIDGLCPEHKTRPELIEEENYFFKLSKYEEQLKGLIEKDILEVVPQTRKNEVLGFINKGLEDICISRSSERARNWGISVPDDQTQKIWCWFDAVINYISALGYGIDDKNFQQWWQENNNKIHVIGKGILIFHALYWPAALLSAGLSLPNILFVHGYVAVGGQKMSKSLGNIVDPKELVGKYGIDVARYFFLREASPFDDSDFTIEKFEERYNADLAKGLGNLVARVVTLATKPKTQNPKAKTTIQNSKLE; this comes from the coding sequence ATGGAAAAGAAAAATAAAAAATTCTATATCTCAACTGCGCTTCCTTATGTTAATTCTGCTCCACATATAGGGTTTGCATTGGAAATAATACAGGCAGATGTTTTGGCGCGATATCATCGCATTTTGGGCGACGAGGTTTTCTTTTTAACAGGCACTGATGAGAATGGGTTAAAAATTTCCCTGGCAGCCGAAGAAGCGGGAATATCAGTTGAAGAGTTTGCTAAAAATAATGCTGAAAAATTTCGTGAGCTCAAAGAAATTCTCAATTTATCCTTTGATGATTTTATAAGAACTACTGAGGAAAGGCATATTAAGGCGGTCTATAAATTATGGCAGGAGTGTAAAAAGGATATTTATAAAAAGAAGTATAAGGGTCTTTATTGCGTAGGGTGCGAACGATTCTATAAACAAGAAGAACTAATTGACGGATTGTGTCCGGAACACAAGACAAGACCAGAGCTTATAGAAGAAGAGAATTATTTTTTTAAGCTTTCTAAATATGAAGAACAGCTTAAGGGCTTAATAGAAAAAGATATATTAGAAGTTGTTCCGCAAACCCGCAAAAATGAAGTATTGGGCTTTATTAATAAGGGGCTTGAAGATATTTGTATTTCCCGCTCGTCTGAAAGGGCGCGAAATTGGGGCATCTCTGTGCCCGACGACCAGACACAGAAAATTTGGTGTTGGTTTGACGCGGTTATAAACTACATCAGTGCTTTAGGATATGGGATTGATGATAAAAATTTCCAGCAATGGTGGCAGGAAAATAACAATAAAATTCATGTTATTGGAAAAGGGATTTTAATTTTTCATGCCCTTTACTGGCCTGCAGCCCTTTTGTCAGCTGGGTTATCGCTGCCTAATATTCTATTTGTCCACGGCTATGTCGCTGTGGGAGGGCAGAAAATGTCTAAAAGTTTGGGAAATATTGTTGACCCAAAAGAATTAGTAGGAAAATATGGAATAGATGTGGCGAGATATTTCTTTTTAAGAGAGGCGTCTCCTTTTGATGACAGCGATTTTACTATTGAAAAATTTGAAGAAAGATATAATGCGGATTTGGCGAAGGGATTGGGGAATCTTGTTGCGAGAGTTGTTACTCTTGCAACAAAACCCAAAACCCAAAACCCAAAAGCCAAAACCACAATTCAAAATTCAAAATTAGAAGA
- the rsmI gene encoding 16S rRNA (cytidine(1402)-2'-O)-methyltransferase: MPEFFVIATPIGNLQDISFRALEVLKRADFILCEDTRVSQKLLNHFEIRKPLISYHQHSKLAKIESIIELLNNGKNIALISDAGTPGISDPGNKLIQEITQALGERVSIIPIPGPSALATIASVAGISMDKFLFLGFPPQKKGRNKFFKEVIDSKYPVILYESPYRIIKSLKQLQELDIEIEAIVGRELTKKFETIYRGRIDKVIEKIEKDKIKGEFVVIVKRNGKEK; this comes from the coding sequence ATGCCAGAATTTTTTGTTATTGCAACTCCAATAGGGAATCTTCAAGACATATCTTTCCGGGCCCTTGAAGTGCTGAAAAGGGCTGATTTTATTTTATGCGAAGACACAAGGGTGAGCCAAAAATTATTAAATCATTTCGAGATAAGAAAGCCATTGATAAGCTATCATCAACATTCGAAATTAGCAAAAATAGAATCAATCATAGAATTATTAAACAATGGCAAAAATATTGCTCTTATAAGCGATGCTGGCACGCCTGGCATATCCGACCCAGGGAACAAGTTGATACAAGAAATAACTCAAGCGCTGGGTGAGAGAGTGAGCATTATACCAATACCCGGACCATCTGCGCTCGCAACAATCGCTTCAGTGGCAGGCATCTCTATGGACAAGTTTTTATTTCTTGGTTTTCCGCCCCAGAAAAAAGGAAGAAATAAGTTTTTTAAAGAAGTTATTGATTCTAAATATCCGGTAATTCTTTACGAATCACCCTACAGGATTATAAAGTCCCTCAAACAACTCCAAGAGTTAGACATTGAAATTGAGGCGATTGTTGGCAGAGAGCTGACCAAGAAGTTTGAAACAATTTATCGCGGAAGAATTGACAAAGTGATTGAAAAGATAGAAAAAGATAAGATAAAAGGAGAATTCGTTGTTATTGTGAAAAGAAATGGAAAAGAAAAATAA